The proteins below are encoded in one region of Sphingopyxis sp. YR583:
- a CDS encoding oxidoreductase, giving the protein MSRGFTADDVSVQTGRTFLVTGANAGIGFEVSKTLAARGAHVILACRDADKAEVAMNSIRVDVPKAELSFQPLDLADLDQVRDAAKAVLSGPRIDVLINNAGVMIPPKTLTKQGYELQFGVNHLGTFALTGLIHPHVDDRIVITGSIAHRNGAMDYSDLSASRSYHNWARYQMSKLANLLHMFELDRRLSAAGRATQAIGCHPGVALTELTRHLPLPLRTMTPLAGPFFNSAAQGAWPTLQAATGARVQGGDYLGPQGLGEISGRSGPARATRMARDPKLGRELWMRSIELTGVDPGL; this is encoded by the coding sequence ATGAGCAGGGGATTTACGGCCGACGATGTGTCGGTCCAGACCGGCCGCACCTTCCTTGTCACCGGTGCCAATGCCGGGATCGGTTTCGAAGTCTCCAAAACTCTGGCCGCGCGCGGCGCGCATGTGATCCTCGCCTGTCGCGATGCGGACAAGGCCGAGGTGGCGATGAATAGCATCCGGGTCGACGTGCCCAAGGCCGAGCTGTCGTTCCAGCCGCTCGATCTCGCCGATCTCGATCAGGTCCGCGATGCGGCAAAGGCGGTGCTGTCGGGGCCGCGGATCGATGTGCTCATCAACAACGCAGGGGTGATGATCCCGCCCAAAACGCTGACGAAGCAAGGCTATGAACTGCAATTCGGGGTCAATCACCTCGGCACGTTCGCGCTCACCGGCCTCATCCACCCGCATGTCGACGACCGTATCGTCATCACCGGCAGCATCGCGCACCGGAACGGCGCGATGGACTACAGCGACCTGTCGGCATCGCGCAGCTATCATAATTGGGCGCGCTACCAGATGAGCAAGCTCGCGAACCTGCTCCATATGTTCGAACTCGACCGGCGACTGAGCGCGGCGGGCCGCGCGACGCAGGCGATCGGATGTCATCCGGGGGTCGCGCTCACCGAGCTCACGCGCCACCTGCCACTGCCGCTGCGCACGATGACGCCGCTTGCCGGCCCCTTCTTCAACAGCGCGGCACAAGGCGCCTGGCCGACGCTGCAGGCGGCGACCGGTGCGCGCGTGCAGGGCGGCGACTATCTGGGGCCGCAGGGGCTGGGCGAGATATCGGGCCGATCGGGACCGGCGCGCGCGACACGCATGGCACGCGATCCGAAGTTGGGACGCGAACTTTGGATGCGTTCGATCGAATTGACCGGGGTCGATCCGGGCCTGTGA
- the folP gene encoding dihydropteroate synthase: MFQPLTKPDLGAASADAQIYCRPTCFVDRPHELDDDCLRIADTMVWFAAWHISLRDGPTVESTIVPVSEWAGWIAAMPDRLAQSALAQRDGVLRPRGNLQLGERTIRLGEPQLMGILNVTPDSFSDGGKHVDVAAAVEAGFAMGAAGAAILDVGGESSRPGAPLVWEGDEIKRIEGVVSALARGGVAVSIDTRKAAVMEAALAAGARIVNDISALRYDDRAMEVVVHAGCPVVLMHAPSAKSDPHEGGDYRHVLFDVYDMLAERVAACVAAGVDRSRIIVDPGLGFGKGVGDNLALINGLALFHTLGCPILFGASRKRMIGALDNEAPADQRLGGTVALHYQAATQGAQLLRVHDIAENRQAIRVWRGLRDAALTG; the protein is encoded by the coding sequence ATGTTTCAGCCGCTGACCAAGCCCGACCTCGGCGCCGCGTCAGCGGACGCGCAAATCTATTGCCGCCCGACCTGTTTCGTCGACCGGCCGCACGAGCTGGACGATGATTGTCTGCGCATCGCAGACACGATGGTCTGGTTCGCCGCCTGGCATATCAGCCTGCGCGACGGTCCGACGGTCGAATCGACGATCGTTCCGGTTTCGGAATGGGCCGGCTGGATCGCGGCGATGCCCGACCGGCTGGCGCAGTCGGCGCTGGCGCAGCGCGACGGTGTCCTGCGGCCGCGCGGAAATCTGCAGCTTGGCGAGCGGACGATCCGGCTGGGCGAACCCCAGCTCATGGGCATATTGAACGTCACGCCCGACAGTTTCTCGGACGGCGGCAAGCATGTCGATGTCGCCGCCGCGGTAGAGGCGGGTTTTGCGATGGGCGCAGCAGGCGCCGCGATCCTCGACGTCGGGGGTGAATCGTCACGGCCCGGCGCACCGCTGGTGTGGGAAGGCGACGAAATCAAACGCATCGAGGGTGTGGTGTCGGCGCTCGCGCGGGGCGGCGTGGCGGTGTCGATCGACACGCGCAAGGCCGCGGTGATGGAAGCGGCGCTCGCCGCCGGTGCGCGGATCGTCAACGATATCTCGGCATTGCGCTACGATGACCGCGCGATGGAAGTGGTCGTGCATGCGGGCTGCCCGGTCGTGCTGATGCACGCGCCCTCGGCAAAGAGCGATCCGCATGAGGGCGGCGATTATCGGCATGTCCTGTTCGATGTTTACGACATGCTCGCCGAACGGGTCGCCGCATGCGTCGCCGCCGGGGTCGACCGGTCGAGGATTATCGTCGATCCCGGGCTGGGGTTCGGCAAAGGGGTCGGTGACAATCTGGCGCTGATCAATGGCCTTGCGCTGTTCCACACGCTCGGTTGTCCGATCCTGTTCGGCGCCAGCCGCAAGCGGATGATCGGTGCGCTCGATAATGAGGCGCCCGCCGATCAGCGGCTCGGCGGCACGGTCGCGCTGCATTATCAGGCGGCGACGCAGGGCGCACAATTGCTCCGCGTCCACGATATTGCCGAGAACCGGCAGGCGATCCGCGTCTGGCGCGGACTGCGCGACGCGGCGCTGACCGGCTGA
- a CDS encoding site-specific DNA-methyltransferase: protein MGVMERVKAPATKKRTPKVAPADLPLDSILQGDCVEMMRSLPAASVDMIFADPPYNLQLGGDLLRPDGSQVDAVDDDWDKFDSLATYDRFTQAWLKEAKRILKPNGSIWVIGSYHNIFRVGTALQDNGYWILNDIVWRKANPMPNFKGTRFTNAHETLIWASMGEKSRYTFNYRAMKTLNDELQMRSDWLIPICGGQERLKKGGTKVHPTQKPEALLYRILLACSNPGDVILDPFFGTGTTGAVAKRLGRHFIGIEREDDYIEAALERIELALPLDESAVKTMMAPKAATRVAFGTLVECGMIAPGTVLTDTKRRWKAKVRVDGSLECEGQPAGSIHKVGAGLQGAPSCNGWTFWHVDTGKELRVIDAVRQDWLLANEA from the coding sequence ATGGGTGTTATGGAACGGGTCAAGGCACCGGCGACGAAGAAGCGGACGCCGAAAGTCGCCCCCGCCGACCTGCCGCTCGACAGCATTTTGCAGGGCGATTGCGTCGAAATGATGCGCAGCCTGCCCGCCGCGTCGGTCGACATGATCTTCGCCGATCCGCCGTATAACCTGCAGCTCGGCGGCGACTTGCTGCGTCCCGACGGTAGCCAGGTCGATGCGGTCGACGATGATTGGGACAAGTTCGACAGCCTTGCGACCTATGATCGTTTTACCCAGGCCTGGCTCAAGGAAGCGAAGCGCATCCTGAAGCCGAACGGCAGCATCTGGGTGATCGGCAGCTATCACAATATTTTCCGCGTCGGCACCGCGCTGCAGGACAATGGATACTGGATCCTGAACGACATCGTGTGGCGCAAGGCGAACCCGATGCCCAATTTCAAGGGCACGCGCTTCACCAATGCGCATGAGACGCTGATCTGGGCGTCGATGGGCGAAAAATCCCGTTACACCTTCAATTATCGCGCGATGAAGACGCTGAACGACGAGCTTCAGATGCGCAGCGACTGGCTGATCCCGATCTGCGGCGGTCAGGAGCGGCTCAAGAAGGGCGGCACCAAGGTGCATCCGACGCAGAAGCCGGAAGCCTTGCTCTATCGCATATTGCTTGCCTGTTCGAACCCCGGCGATGTGATCCTCGATCCCTTCTTCGGCACCGGTACGACGGGCGCGGTCGCGAAGCGTCTCGGTCGCCATTTCATCGGCATCGAGCGCGAGGATGATTATATCGAGGCCGCGCTGGAGCGGATCGAACTGGCGCTGCCGCTTGACGAAAGCGCGGTGAAGACGATGATGGCGCCGAAGGCCGCAACGCGCGTCGCCTTTGGTACGCTCGTCGAATGCGGGATGATCGCGCCGGGCACGGTGCTGACCGACACCAAGCGCCGCTGGAAGGCGAAGGTGCGCGTCGATGGCAGCCTCGAATGCGAAGGCCAGCCCGCCGGGTCGATCCACAAGGTTGGTGCGGGCCTGCAAGGCGCGCCGAGCTGCAACGGCTGGACTTTCTGGCATGTCGACACGGGCAAGGAATTGCGGGTGATCGACGCGGTGCGACAGGATTGGTTGCTGGCGAACGAAGCCTGA
- a CDS encoding DUF1272 domain-containing protein, which yields MLEMRPDCEKCGRNLPADLHGAFICSMECTFCANCADKLDELCPNCGGDLLDRPLREGAILAKYPASTERKHKG from the coding sequence ATGCTTGAAATGCGACCCGATTGCGAAAAATGCGGACGCAACCTGCCCGCCGATCTTCACGGCGCCTTCATCTGTTCGATGGAGTGCACCTTCTGCGCGAATTGTGCCGACAAGCTCGACGAACTCTGCCCCAATTGCGGCGGCGACCTGCTTGACCGGCCGCTCCGCGAAGGAGCGATACTGGCGAAATACCCTGCTTCGACGGAGCGAAAGCATAAGGGGTGA
- a CDS encoding ribonuclease HII: protein MTIVGVDEAGRGPLAGPVVAAAVLLCEGGIAGLDDSKKLTAKRRGELEIEIKTRCRWGVGEASVAEIDRINILQATFLAMTRAVEALGFDPHEVLVDGNRLPKWRYSARAIIGGDALHPCISAASIIAKEHRDRFMVAAARDFPGFGWETNMGYGTAQHLAALRQHGPTPHHRTSFAPVAQMQLV, encoded by the coding sequence CTGACGATCGTCGGCGTCGATGAGGCCGGTCGCGGGCCGCTCGCCGGCCCGGTGGTCGCGGCGGCGGTGCTGCTTTGCGAAGGCGGTATCGCTGGTCTCGACGATTCCAAAAAGTTGACCGCCAAACGCCGCGGCGAACTCGAGATCGAAATCAAGACGCGGTGCCGCTGGGGCGTTGGCGAGGCGAGTGTCGCCGAAATCGATCGCATCAACATCTTGCAGGCGACTTTCCTCGCGATGACGCGCGCGGTCGAGGCCTTGGGCTTCGATCCGCATGAGGTGCTGGTCGATGGCAACCGTCTGCCGAAATGGCGTTACAGCGCGCGTGCGATCATCGGCGGCGATGCCCTCCACCCCTGCATTTCGGCGGCAAGCATCATCGCGAAGGAGCATCGCGACCGCTTCATGGTTGCCGCGGCGCGCGACTTCCCCGGCTTTGGCTGGGAAACCAATATGGGCTATGGTACGGCACAGCATCTCGCGGCGCTGCGGCAACATGGCCCCACGCCGCACCATCGGACCAGTTTTGCCCCGGTCGCACAAATGCAGCTGGTCTGA
- a CDS encoding aa3-type cytochrome c oxidase subunit IV — protein MAQQEMKAAEETYAGFISLFKIGSIITAVVTVGVVLLIAS, from the coding sequence ATGGCACAGCAGGAAATGAAGGCAGCCGAAGAAACCTACGCGGGTTTCATCAGCCTGTTCAAGATCGGCTCGATCATCACCGCGGTGGTCACCGTCGGTGTCGTCCTGCTCATCGCGTCCTGA
- a CDS encoding NAD(P) transhydrogenase subunit alpha: protein MRIAVLKELAAGETRVAATPETVKKFIGLGAEVAVESGAGENASIADADYSAAGASVGSRADTLKGANIILGIQGPDPKSLSGFADGAWLAAGLNPFGERARVDDYAKLGLEALAMEFMPRITRAQSMDILSSQANLAGYKAVLIAANAYGRAFPMMMTAAGTVSAAKAFVMGVGVAGLQAIATARRLGAQVSATDVRAATKEQILSLGAKPIFVETVAGIEGEGAGGYATEMSDEYKAAQAELVSSHIAKQDIVITTALIPGRPAPRLISDAQLATMRAGSVIVDMAAESGGNVEGSASGEAKKIHGVTVIGAQNIAALMPADTSALFSRNLFNFLSAFWDKEAGKPVLDEEIGNAVRLTQGGKVVNERLLG, encoded by the coding sequence ATGCGCATCGCCGTCCTGAAGGAACTCGCCGCCGGCGAGACCCGCGTCGCCGCGACCCCCGAAACCGTGAAGAAATTCATTGGGCTGGGTGCTGAAGTTGCCGTCGAATCGGGGGCGGGCGAAAATGCCTCGATCGCCGACGCCGATTATAGCGCCGCGGGCGCGAGCGTCGGCAGCCGCGCCGATACGCTGAAGGGCGCGAACATCATTCTTGGCATTCAGGGCCCCGATCCCAAGAGCCTGTCTGGCTTTGCCGATGGCGCCTGGCTGGCGGCGGGGCTCAACCCGTTCGGCGAGCGCGCGCGCGTCGATGACTATGCAAAGCTGGGACTCGAAGCGCTCGCGATGGAATTCATGCCGCGCATCACGCGCGCGCAGTCGATGGATATCCTGTCGAGCCAGGCGAACCTCGCGGGTTACAAGGCGGTGCTGATTGCTGCCAACGCCTATGGCCGCGCCTTTCCGATGATGATGACCGCCGCCGGCACGGTCAGCGCCGCCAAGGCGTTCGTCATGGGTGTCGGCGTTGCGGGTCTTCAGGCGATCGCGACCGCGCGTCGCCTCGGCGCACAGGTCAGCGCGACCGACGTGCGCGCCGCGACCAAGGAACAAATCCTCAGCCTCGGCGCCAAGCCGATCTTCGTCGAGACGGTCGCGGGGATCGAAGGCGAAGGCGCGGGTGGCTATGCTACCGAAATGTCGGACGAATATAAGGCGGCGCAGGCCGAACTCGTGTCGTCGCACATCGCCAAGCAGGACATCGTCATCACCACCGCGCTGATCCCGGGGCGCCCCGCGCCGCGGCTGATCTCGGACGCGCAGCTCGCAACGATGCGCGCCGGCAGCGTGATCGTCGACATGGCGGCCGAAAGCGGCGGCAATGTCGAAGGATCGGCGTCGGGCGAAGCGAAGAAGATCCATGGTGTCACCGTCATCGGCGCGCAGAATATCGCGGCGCTGATGCCCGCCGACACCAGCGCGCTGTTCAGCCGCAACCTGTTCAACTTCCTCTCGGCCTTCTGGGACAAGGAAGCGGGCAAGCCCGTGCTCGACGAGGAAATCGGCAATGCCGTGCGATTGACGCAGGGCGGCAAGGTCGTGAACGAGCGACTGCTGGGTTGA
- a CDS encoding sigma-54-dependent transcriptional regulator — MTNTRDTRTVMIVDSEPAQQRFLAALVSRGGWRSVIAPDTDTALAKLGTQEGMALDAVLVDQGAPGMEIAEFVAELRRWRPALPLVVITMRNGVEVAVSAMRAGASDFVQKPIAPDRLLEALDRVVSTSGPQGELRPLTEKLRAPLAFEEIIGSSPNFRSALAIAAKAARARVPVMINGKPGTGKEVFARAIHSASPRARGQLVMVDCSAVSPGLIGSGLFGHERGAFAGAFDRQVGRLVQADGGSIIIDHVECIPLETQAKLVEFLNSGEVQMIGGSIRQSVDVRIIATSTSPLDKLIEAGHFREDLFYALSSAQFTLPSLSERRGDVGPLARHLLARISGLPGMGTIGVTDDALRLLAAYAWPGNVRQLQDVLFRAAVESKTDVLTSADFRAIEAALGGGASNDADVAINGEAIGVTLYLPDGNLRPLEEIEADVIRLAIGHYRGRMSEVARRLGIGRSTLYRKLSDLGIDTAA; from the coding sequence ATGACGAACACGCGCGACACGCGAACGGTGATGATCGTCGACAGCGAGCCTGCCCAGCAGCGCTTCCTCGCCGCGCTTGTGTCGCGTGGCGGCTGGCGCAGCGTCATCGCGCCCGACACCGATACCGCACTTGCCAAGCTCGGCACCCAGGAAGGCATGGCGCTCGACGCCGTGCTCGTCGATCAGGGCGCGCCGGGGATGGAGATCGCCGAATTTGTCGCCGAACTCCGCCGCTGGCGCCCCGCGCTGCCGCTCGTCGTCATCACGATGCGCAACGGCGTCGAGGTCGCGGTCAGCGCGATGCGCGCCGGCGCAAGCGATTTTGTCCAGAAACCCATCGCCCCCGACCGCCTGCTCGAAGCACTCGACCGCGTCGTGTCGACCAGCGGCCCGCAGGGCGAACTTCGCCCGCTTACCGAAAAGCTTCGTGCCCCATTGGCATTCGAAGAAATCATCGGGTCCAGCCCCAATTTCCGCAGCGCGCTCGCGATCGCCGCGAAGGCCGCCCGCGCACGCGTTCCGGTGATGATCAACGGCAAGCCCGGCACCGGCAAGGAAGTCTTTGCCCGCGCGATCCACAGCGCGAGCCCGCGCGCGCGCGGCCAGCTCGTCATGGTCGATTGCTCGGCGGTGTCGCCTGGGCTGATCGGTTCGGGCCTCTTCGGGCATGAGCGCGGCGCCTTTGCGGGTGCCTTCGACCGGCAGGTCGGCCGACTGGTGCAGGCCGACGGCGGCAGCATCATCATCGACCATGTCGAATGCATCCCGCTCGAAACGCAGGCCAAGCTCGTCGAATTCCTCAACAGCGGCGAGGTCCAGATGATCGGCGGCTCGATCCGCCAGAGCGTCGACGTTCGCATCATCGCGACGAGCACGAGCCCGCTCGACAAGCTGATCGAGGCCGGCCACTTCCGCGAGGATCTGTTCTACGCCCTGTCGAGCGCGCAATTCACCCTGCCCTCGCTTTCCGAACGTCGCGGCGACGTCGGCCCGCTCGCGCGCCATCTGCTCGCGCGGATCAGCGGGCTGCCGGGCATGGGAACGATCGGCGTCACCGACGACGCACTCCGGCTGCTTGCAGCCTATGCCTGGCCGGGCAATGTCCGCCAGCTTCAGGATGTGCTGTTCCGCGCTGCGGTCGAGAGCAAGACCGATGTCCTGACCAGCGCCGACTTCCGCGCGATCGAAGCCGCGCTCGGCGGCGGTGCAAGCAACGATGCCGACGTCGCGATCAACGGCGAAGCGATCGGCGTCACGCTATACCTTCCCGACGGCAATCTGCGCCCGCTCGAGGAAATCGAGGCCGATGTCATCCGCCTCGCGATCGGCCACTACCGCGGCCGGATGAGCGAAGTCGCCCGCCGCCTCGGCATCGGGCGCTCGACGCTTTATCGCAAGCTCAGCGATCTCGGGATCGATACCGCGGCCTGA
- the thiD gene encoding bifunctional hydroxymethylpyrimidine kinase/phosphomethylpyrimidine kinase, whose amino-acid sequence MTARVLIVAGSDSGGGAGIQADIKAVTMLGGHAMTAITAITAQNTLGVQGVHPVPTAMVLAQIDSVASDIGVDAVKIGMIGSAETAAAVAERLSGPDLAQAALVFDPVMIATSGSVLADDATIAAFKALLDRAMVATPNLPELDALGGEEAVLAHGCSLLVKGGHAEGETVIDRLLETGEGEVARWEAPRIDTQHSHGTGCTLASAIATGLAQGMPLEPAIARARDFVRLSLHDAPGLGQGHGPMGQQYVRNDGLFTGPALNQITLPATDYAVSVAFYKQMGLKQIVDSPDNGYARFEAANGVTLSIHVDDGAAGGATTYMESGALDAWVAYLARRGVRFDQMPKDEEWGWREARLADPAGNRLCLYQAAEYRRYPPWRI is encoded by the coding sequence GTGACCGCACGCGTCCTGATTGTTGCCGGATCGGATAGCGGCGGCGGCGCGGGCATCCAGGCCGACATCAAGGCGGTCACGATGCTCGGCGGTCACGCGATGACCGCGATTACGGCGATCACCGCGCAGAATACGCTGGGTGTGCAGGGCGTCCATCCGGTCCCGACCGCGATGGTGCTAGCGCAGATCGACAGCGTGGCGTCCGATATCGGTGTCGACGCTGTCAAGATCGGGATGATCGGCAGCGCCGAAACCGCTGCGGCGGTCGCCGAGCGCTTGTCAGGGCCCGATCTCGCGCAGGCTGCGCTGGTCTTCGACCCGGTGATGATCGCCACCAGCGGATCGGTACTGGCCGATGACGCGACGATCGCGGCGTTCAAGGCGCTTCTCGACCGCGCGATGGTCGCGACGCCGAATCTGCCCGAACTCGACGCGCTCGGCGGCGAGGAAGCGGTGCTCGCGCATGGCTGTTCACTGCTCGTGAAGGGCGGCCATGCCGAGGGCGAGACGGTGATCGACCGCCTGCTCGAAACCGGCGAGGGCGAGGTCGCGCGCTGGGAAGCGCCGCGGATCGACACACAGCACAGCCATGGCACCGGCTGTACGCTTGCGAGCGCGATCGCGACCGGCCTTGCGCAGGGCATGCCGCTCGAACCCGCGATTGCGCGCGCGCGCGATTTCGTGCGCCTGTCGCTGCACGATGCGCCGGGGCTGGGACAGGGGCACGGCCCGATGGGGCAGCAATATGTACGCAATGACGGGCTGTTCACCGGCCCGGCGCTTAACCAGATCACGCTGCCCGCGACCGATTATGCGGTGTCGGTCGCCTTCTATAAACAGATGGGACTGAAGCAGATCGTCGATAGTCCCGACAATGGATATGCCCGGTTCGAGGCCGCCAATGGCGTCACGCTATCGATCCACGTCGACGATGGCGCGGCGGGCGGGGCTACGACCTATATGGAAAGCGGCGCGCTCGACGCGTGGGTCGCTTACCTCGCGCGGCGCGGGGTGCGGTTCGATCAAATGCCGAAGGACGAGGAATGGGGCTGGCGCGAGGCGCGGCTGGCCGATCCCGCGGGCAACCGGCTCTGCCTGTATCAGGCGGCGGAATATCGGAGATATCCGCCGTGGCGCATCTGA
- the glmM gene encoding phosphoglucosamine mutase, translating to MMRKFFGTDGIRGLTNRAPMTAEVAMRVGMAAGAHFLRGDHKHRVVIGKDTRLSGYMLENALVAGFTSVGMDVVQVGPMPTPAIAMLTRSMRADLGVMISASHNPYQDNGIKLFGPDGYKLSDEDEAQIEHLLTVEPKLADAAHIGRAKRIDDARGRYIHAVKQSLPESVRLDGLRIVLDCANGAAYNSAPTVFWELGADVVAIGVEPNGTNINDKCGSTAPALLQETVVASGADIGIALDGDADRLIVVDEKGTIVDGDQIMGLIGASWARQGRLKGGGVVATVMSNLGLERFLEGEGLRLERTKVGDRYVLERMKEGGFNVGGEQSGHMILSDHATTGDGTLAALQLLAELVASGKPASELLHQFDPVPQLLKNVRFAAGKPLEDKQVIAAIAEGEAVLNGRGRLVIRPSGTEPLIRVMAEGDDAGQVERVVDMICDAVRAAAA from the coding sequence ATCATGCGCAAGTTTTTCGGAACCGACGGGATTCGCGGCCTGACCAACCGGGCGCCGATGACCGCGGAGGTCGCGATGCGCGTCGGCATGGCGGCGGGTGCGCACTTCCTGCGCGGCGACCACAAGCATCGCGTCGTGATCGGCAAGGACACGCGATTGTCGGGCTATATGCTCGAAAATGCGCTCGTCGCGGGCTTCACCAGCGTCGGTATGGACGTGGTGCAGGTCGGGCCGATGCCGACCCCGGCCATCGCGATGCTGACGCGCTCGATGCGCGCCGACCTCGGCGTGATGATCTCGGCGAGCCATAATCCCTATCAGGACAACGGGATCAAGCTGTTCGGCCCCGACGGATACAAGCTGTCCGACGAGGACGAGGCGCAGATCGAACATCTGCTGACCGTCGAACCGAAGCTCGCCGACGCGGCGCATATCGGACGCGCCAAGCGCATCGACGACGCGCGCGGTCGTTACATCCATGCGGTCAAGCAGAGCCTGCCCGAATCGGTTCGTCTCGACGGGCTGCGCATCGTGCTCGATTGCGCGAATGGCGCGGCGTATAACAGCGCGCCCACGGTATTCTGGGAACTCGGCGCCGACGTCGTCGCGATCGGCGTCGAACCCAACGGCACCAATATCAACGACAAATGCGGATCGACGGCGCCCGCGCTGCTGCAGGAAACGGTGGTCGCGAGTGGCGCCGACATCGGCATCGCACTTGACGGCGATGCCGACCGGCTGATCGTCGTCGATGAAAAGGGCACGATCGTCGACGGCGACCAGATCATGGGGCTGATCGGCGCGAGCTGGGCACGGCAAGGCCGGCTGAAGGGCGGCGGCGTCGTCGCGACGGTGATGTCGAACCTCGGCCTCGAGCGCTTCCTCGAAGGCGAAGGGCTACGGCTCGAACGCACCAAGGTCGGCGACCGCTATGTCCTCGAGCGCATGAAAGAGGGCGGTTTCAACGTCGGTGGCGAGCAGTCGGGTCATATGATCCTGTCGGACCATGCGACCACCGGCGACGGGACGCTCGCGGCGCTGCAACTCCTCGCCGAGCTGGTCGCTTCGGGCAAGCCGGCGAGCGAATTGCTGCACCAGTTCGACCCGGTGCCGCAGCTTTTGAAGAATGTCCGTTTCGCCGCCGGAAAACCGCTCGAGGACAAGCAGGTCATCGCCGCGATCGCCGAAGGCGAAGCCGTGCTCAACGGGCGCGGGCGCCTCGTCATCCGTCCGTCGGGCACGGAGCCGCTGATCCGTGTGATGGCCGAGGGCGACGATGCCGGACAGGTCGAGCGGGTCGTCGACATGATCTGCGACGCGGTGCGCGCCGCCGCAGCATAA